TTGCACCACACCACTGGTTCAGTGATCCTGTGAAACACTTTGGACTCCTTTTGGACGAGATGGTGATAAACAAAAGCAATTCAGACACATAAATACCAAAAACTCAGTATTACCCAGAACTTAAAGACAACTATATGTGTTGGCCCACCGTTATGAGCTCAGTACCTTATGCTTATGTCTCAGATCATACCTCTTTTTCTGCAAACACAGCCATCCCCGGGCACAGCACCTTGGATCCGCAGCGCTGACACAGCACAGTCTTGCTGTTCTTTCCGTCTTCAGAAACCAGGTCGGACCGGTCCGTGCTTTCTTTGGACTCTTGACTGTTGTCCATCACGAACCCTGACAAACAGCAAAAGTACTTAGATGTTGATGCACAAAAGGCTTGCGAGAGGATGTCTTTAACCAGCCCTACCGGACTTATCCGGGGAACAGTAATTCACTTGCTATCAGCTCATGGGGCGCACGGACTGAGTGGACCGGAATTAACGAACCTCCGCAACCTTTGTAGTGCGGAAGTAAACTTAGAAATGTTCACTTAACGTTTAGCCttagtttaatttagttttattaACTTACTTTATTAATTTAGTCTATTAGCCTGATACAGTCACTGTAAATATAAGCCCCGCCCCTTGTGTTTATGCTAACGTGAATGCTAAAACTGGATTCTACTGCTATACTACAAATAGCTATACgatatttatatacataaacATGTGTTACACGCAtatgaaaaagtcaaataagACGTACCTAAAGGTTGGAGTAAAAACAAGCGCTATAAATGACAACAAAATCGTAAGACAGACAGGTTTGCTAAAGCTAAGGTAGCATAGTAGCTGGTCTTGAAGTGTACCAGCCACTAAATGCTCTCGGTCAGAAACACATGGTTGTAACCTTGGTTCCTCTCGGAAATACTAggtgtacatttttttttatcaatattTATGTTCATTCAACAGTCTGTCAGAAGGCGTTTAGAAACGAAATATGATACAACAGTGTCTTAGCTGGATTTTTAGAGACCTTTCCTTTTAGTCTTTAGTGAAATAATAAAGGAGTTTTCCAATACATTTTACAGGATGACCGGAGAAGACAAAATCTGTTTAAGAAGTGGTGGCACAACACTTTCAAAGTAGCAATACCTCAATGTAAAAATTAATTACAAGAATAAGTCAAGATGAAagtaattcaaaataaaaaaatttaatttcattccTGTTGGGTAGTGTAATCTAGTCTACAGTCTACTGTCTCTTTTATGTGTAAAACCTTTATCTCTAAAGTAATaagtaactgtagctgtcaAATAAGTGTAGTAAAAAGAACACTGTTTCcctgaaaaaggaaaatgaaatgcattttttgCAATGCATAATCCAGATAGAAGGGACAAAAGTAAATAATTGGAAAAACTGGGTATGTGATGCTGTGGAGCATCACATTCATCACATTTAGTGAGCTGAGGTCATGAGTCATTTGATATTTCGTAGAATTCATTATTGCACAAAGCCCCAATATTCAGAGGGCTGAGATGGAGATTGAACACACCTTaacaaagtttttttaaaaaatgctagATCACTGTGATTCTTAGGAGACACATTAACACTGAGTGCTTCTAATTGCATCTGATTTATACTCATGATAGTCTGGCATTTTGATACAGTTATGTAGTATTTTCAAATGATCATCATCAGCTGTGAATACATCCTACACATCTTTTCTGCCACTGATCTCCAGCCAGCAGCTGATACTAGTAGATGACTGGGAAATGGTGAAGCGCTGTTGTTTAGCTGGGTTTTATGAGCTCAAATCATAAAAACAGTTGATCCCTAGAGttcaataaaactgttttaaagataGAACACTAATGGTATTTTGACATTATGGACAAGTGATGAGCAGTAGATGAGGAATCCTGTTGTCTTCACAGCTGCTTGCTGctgatgtgacattttcaaatgtcaaGGTCTTACATTTCTAAGAAACCTGCTCACTCTGCTGAGTGTACATTGCGCTCACCAGCTGCTTGTGTTGTCCAAATCTTTGAATATTCATTGGAGACAGCTGGACATCATGTTTgtacatgtggaaaaaaatttatTACAATAATTTTCCAAGATTACcattaataaatatttatgtttacatttcagtgaaatgtatGATTTATCACTTTCTACACAGGACATTACACAAAGTCAAGAATACACACGGTTTTAGTCTTTGTAATAAAGCTTGAATAAGTTGATCTAGAAAAAGGAGTCTTAAACAGCAGTTGATACAACCTATCAATGGAGTTGTAAGTTCAATAATGATTCGATTGTATATATATGGcaaggaaaacaagaaaagtcaacatctgGAAATCCTTGAAGCTCCCTTGACTGTTAAGATAGGccgtttcatttaaaaacatttccgTTGGCCTAAGGCACAGGAATACTAAAAGTTTATATCACCCATACATAACACATTTTAAACCCCATATGGTGATTTAAAGTTTAGAATTTTATAGTATACACTAAGGTGCATTTGATATTTACACCTCTCATTGCATCTGAAGTCTAGCACAAAAGAAAGATCTCtagctgacaaaaacacaagttaACTGATCCAGATCTGTACATTGTGCGTAGCCCAGGAACTATAACTCTAGAAATCAATTAATAGTGTGTTGTCTGACTGAAAAATGATGGCAGGTGAGTTCTTTTCAATTCAGCATTTTAAGCTTCTTAGTCTAACCTGAACTGAGCTAATATGTTTATCCACAaactttttcagcttttctttgctATTAAACAAtttgtaaataatttatttggGACTTTTGTCAATTAAAATAATGCACCAATGCAAAGGAACTTCTACAAATTTCAGTAGAAAATTCAAAGAAACTAAGAAATATCCAACTCATTGATTCATTTTGGTCAAAAATCTGATTACAGTCGTCCCTAGAGTTACTCAGACCATCTGCAGATTATATTTATGAGATTCAAGATATATCTTccttttataatattttattgtttttttaaatgggatTTTAGAGTACTGACTGGGCTTTCAGAGTACAGGTCATGTTTTATTGCAGAGCAGGCATGGGTGGATTTGTGGTGGTCCTACAGGTTTTAATGGAAAGTTGCACATCAGTATCACCACATAACATTTGGCCACACCCATACACATTATATGTGTATACTTTCATCCAtttcacaaatgtgtgtgcaagCCTTCACGTGCCTAAATGGTCCTGGACTGCTCTACAAGATAAACCTGGCTGACAGTACATTCGTCCTCTAACCTGCATGGAAActgggagggagaaagggaatGGTTTATAGCAAGTGCTTTCTGCTACAGCACAAATAATGCTCTCTGTGCCCTGCAATGGTAACAGACTATGAAGATGTTGGGCAACTAGTTGAGCTTCTAAGTGACCATCACTTACAGGGATATATGATTTTAAGTCCCATTTTGATCTTACTTGAAAACGTAGACTTTAAGCTTCATAATTACTGAAGAAGTGGTGCCTGTTGGAAGATTCCCTCTATCGTCCATTGGCTAGTTAATGCTACTTTATTGGAGCAAAAAGGAGCCAAAGCAGAAAGACCACCAAAACCCAAACAGGATGCTAGAAAATCATAAGTACAGAAGGAGCAATAAGTGACTATATTGAATTCCAGCAGCATTTTAAgtgtcttggtgtgtgtgtgtgtgtgtgtatgtgtttgtgtgttgtttgtgggGCTATAAAGAAAAGTATGACTAAGTCACAGTCAGGGCTCTCAGAGTAGAGAGTCGTCTGTGCATCCTCCCTCGAGGCCGTAGCGAAACTCTTGCAGGTTGGAAACGCCGTAGAAATGGATGAATGCTGCTGCCACGACCAGAACATGAAAAATCTGATGAGAATGGAActagagagagggaaagaaatatGTGTGCATGAGTAAGATTCATTACCACACACCTGctaattcacaaaaaaaaaacaaaaaaaaaaaaattcagttacTAGTCACAGGGATTaacactcagcctgtgaaaacagtttgtggAGTTTGAAATATGGTGTTTATGAGGCAGGTTAGCAAtacacactgttggtttatactATGGTAAGTGCAGGATCTGCTGTTTTGGAGGGTGATTCACCATTAGGTGACTAATGGTGCATtttgacctttctttttttaatatatttaataagTCTCCCAACTTTAAGGAGGTAAAGTTCTATATTCCTGGAGTACACCTTTAAGTTACAGATTCATACTTTTTGGGCTAATACGTTGAGCTGCCAAATCATTTTTGATCCCTAAGGAAGCAGTCACATATTGCTGGAAGTCTCTAAATTAAATTCTTTACTCTGGGGGAAAAACACCTTTTATCCTCAACGATTTGTACAACGAACCACCTGCCTATATGAAGTTCTGTTACGtaaacacatgaaatatttacCCATATGTCACACTTTCCAGGGAAATAGCGTTCAGGGATCCTAGCTGCATACAGACCAGCGCCAGTGATATACATGGCGCCCATCAGGTAGAACCAACCCATCTGGCCGACTGTGGTGGCCTTAACAAAACCCTCCTCGATGGTGAAGTGCATGGTGGGAACAATGCCGCTTAGTCCTAAACCCATGAACACACCTAGGAGAAGCATGGATTTGAGTTACTTGGTctcctttagaaaaaaaaatctacatttcGAAATATaacaagacaaacaacagataactattttaaaacaaagcccAACAGTCATTCATAACCACAACATGttctcagtgtttcctctgcaggATCATCACCACTGCTCAGAAAAGCAGCGATGACAGATGTGTGATAAGATTAAAATTACAAACCAAAGCAAAAAGCTGCAGGAAATTAAAGACGAAAACAACACATCTAAAAAGTGCTTATTATCTTCAACTGGTGAGCACCTGCTCTTGTAGGTCTGTGACGAGGTGTAGAGAAGCGGTCCCACTGGGCCACTATGATGGCGGCTATGCCGAGGACACATACAATGGTGAGGTAGATAAGTCGAGGCTGAGGGGAACAATAGAATGAGTAGTACAGCCAGGGCACGAAGGAGCCCATGATCAGGAGGGCAATGCCCGAGTAGTCAAGTCTGAGGAAAGAGTGGAGAGAACAAAGAGACAACAGCTAGTTGGAAGATCTGcaggatcaaaaaaaaatttttcattgtttttatcttatgtAAATGTCACGTAAATTGCTTCTTCATGTAAATTTCCATGTCTATCTCAATTTTGTACTCACTGCTCATGTAGGGCATACTGTACCATATACAGTTATCATGAGTCATTAAATATTTCTGAGGTTGTAGTTTGTTCAATGATAAATGCAGTGGCATGAGGTGACAAACCAAAAGTCAAGTCAGCCACGCAGCTGTTTACTATACTGACAACAACAATGGACCAGGCTAAGACATTCCTTCTCATGACAGCATTTGTAGCAAATCTCTCTTAAATTCAGTACCTGTCCTGTCTCATGATTTTTGTCCTGCCTGTTGTCCCTGTGCTTATTATCTTATCCTGCATCTTTCTGCACTCTGCGTGGACATCTTCAGCTTTCAGCACTGCTGAACAGGTATTAGGATTATTTCTTTGAACTGACAGTTAACATATCAAATGTTCAGTATAGAggaaaaatatctaaaatatttaacactgactgacaatgacacaacagcaacagcaggcaGACAACCTTGCTTCCAGAGACAATAGCCTAGTgcagccacaagagggcagtaaattaTAAGATGAATGTAAACAGGTAATATCAGCTCCTTTATGGGACAGGATGCTGCTCTGAGATGTAAAGAGAGATATTGCCTCCACTTCAGTATCGCTCTAACTGACATCTTTTTTTAGTTCTAACTGGTCAAGCACTGCATGACTTGTTTGTCTTTGGCGGTATGCCACAGGATAAATAATAATTCAGCCAAAATTAACTTTAGGACACTCAGTAAACCCGTTTACCCTGCAGCTTTAACCACAGATCAGTATAAAGCTCTTTACAATGCTACATATTCATCCATACGTGAACATAAATGGCAGAGCTGCAATGCAAAGTGCTGGCAGGCTCAGAAGGGGAAGTTCAGGGTTTAGTTTCTTATTGAAGGCCTTTTGACACACTGACAGGAGGAACCAGGGGTCAAATGTGGTGAACGACTCTCTACTCAAGCctgaattttcttcttttaatgtacTTTGTCCTTTGATTATTGCACCTACTACATGTTGgtgtcaaaaacattttgtacagaAATTAAAAAGCTTGACTCTGAGCTTGAGGAAAATGTCACATCACCTGATGAAACCTGTGTGGGTGAGAAACTGTAACAGTGAGGGTAAAAAAAAGAGCGAGAAAGAAAGCATCTCATTTAACAGTAACAATACTGTACATTcttgaaataaattaaattcactAAGACAGATTGTCGTAACATCATGTTAATTTTGGCTGAACTATGAAACATTTTGCCCTGACCATGATGGTGGGTTTATCCCTCATTGACTGCACTGAACTGTAGGTGGCAAGCTGGAACTGCATGTCCACTATGATGATGCATATGGATGACTAAAATTAAAAACGCACCTACTACAAGAGTGGTGAGTCTAAAATAGGTCGAGTCTAAAAAGACTTTGACAGTtacaaattattcctttaagacAGTGGGACAGTGCGAGGCCTTACTTGGAGAAGGTGCGGGATACTTTCTCAGAGTGGCAGTAGACGGTATGAAAAAGCCAGGAGAAGCTGAGGCAGAGCACGGCTCCCAGGAAGAACATCCCAAACACCACTTTCTCTTGCAGCGGGGCCATAAAATACATGTTGGGCCGCAGCATGGTTAACGTGCCCAGACAAAGGAATAAGATCAGCCCTGAGGGACAAAACAGACCAGTTTTACTGACAGTTGACAAGAGAAGGGACCAGAACCAGTTTTCCAGATAAAATATGTTACTGAACCAACATGT
This region of Toxotes jaculatrix isolate fToxJac2 chromosome 3, fToxJac2.pri, whole genome shotgun sequence genomic DNA includes:
- the adipor1a gene encoding adiponectin receptor protein 1a gives rise to the protein MSGRNGSASDADCRISEDCHVPEVELMELGPLLEEGGGRQAASKGVHPEGAAMLADEEEEDDEVGEVLTLPLQAHHAMEKMEEFVHKVWEGRWRVIPFHVLPEWLKDNDYLLHGHRPPMPSFRACFGSIFRIHTETGNIWTHLLGLILFLCLGTLTMLRPNMYFMAPLQEKVVFGMFFLGAVLCLSFSWLFHTVYCHSEKVSRTFSKLDYSGIALLIMGSFVPWLYYSFYCSPQPRLIYLTIVCVLGIAAIIVAQWDRFSTPRHRPTRAGVFMGLGLSGIVPTMHFTIEEGFVKATTVGQMGWFYLMGAMYITGAGLYAARIPERYFPGKCDIWFHSHQIFHVLVVAAAFIHFYGVSNLQEFRYGLEGGCTDDSLL